In Colias croceus chromosome 12, ilColCroc2.1, one genomic interval encodes:
- the LOC123696121 gene encoding putative tRNA (cytidine(32)/guanosine(34)-2'-O)-methyltransferase yields the protein MGKTSKDKRDIYYRLAKEEGWRARSAFKLMQINDEYKILKGVERAVDLCAAPGSWSQVLSKGLRQNADNVDDVKIVAVDLQAMAALPGVKQIQGDITKLSTANEIIKEFEGLKADLVVCDGAPDVTGLHDIDEYVQSQLLLAALNITTHVLKIGGVFVAKIFRGKDVTLLYSQLKQFFELVTVTKPKSSRNSSIEAFVVCQNYNPPPGYIPTMVNPLLDHKYCDFNQFTGVNRFIVPFNACGDINAYDSDTSYPLLLEGQEHYEYREPVQSPIDPPYKDILDKTRNK from the coding sequence ATGGGAAAAACATCAAAAGATAAGAGAGACATTTATTATAGGTTAGCTAAAGAGGAAGGATGGAGAGCAAGAAGTGCATTTAAACTGATGCAAATAAACgatgaatacaaaattttgAAAGGCGTAGAGCGTGCTGTGGATCTTTGTGCAGCACCAGGTAGCTGGAGTCAAGTTTTGAGTAAGGGGCTAAGACAAAACGCGGACAATGTAGATGATGTTAAAATAGTAGCAGTTGATTTGCAAGCAATGGCTGCTCTGCCAGGCGTCAAACAAATTCAGGGAGACATAACCAAACTTTCGACTGCAAACGAGATTATTAAGGAGTTTGAAGGCTTAAAAGCTGATTTAGTCGTTTGTGATGGAGCACCAGATGTTACTGGCCTTCACGATATTGATGAGTATGTGCAGTCCCAGTTACTGTTAGCTGCTCTGAATATAACCACACATGTACTGAAAATTGGTGGCGTCTTTGTAGCCAAAATATTTAGAGGAAAAGATGTAACACTGTTATATTCCCAATTAAAACAGTTTTTTGAGCTGGTTACAGTTACCAAGCCTAAGAGTTCTAGGAATTCAAGCATTGAAGCATTTGTAGTGTGTCAAAATTACAATCCACCACCAGGATATATTCCTACTATGGTCAATCCCCTATTAGATCATAAGTACTGTGACTTCAATCAATTTACAGGTGTGAACAGGTTTATAGTCCCTTTCAATGCCTGTGGTGACATCAACGCTTATGACTCGGATACATCTTATCCACTACTATTGGAAGGACAGGAGCATTATGAATATAGAGAACCAGTACAAAGCCCTATCGATCCTCCATACAAAGACATATTGGATAAgacaagaaataaataa
- the LOC123696471 gene encoding uncharacterized protein LOC123696471 yields the protein MGPYKMPTLQQFLKKKKIYDKKEPVWVYLEREMRENIDKKPYNEKVGAWLKFLKELKFFFYCEAKRKYKRLCIEVGPPWYYELSSSQREVLNDLKANIHQDLLEDLPRRTRKSLSDLGVTLKIQKPILMKAMTDSIEDPGVFIWNLYTAYYKKPPSVLRPEYDMNAMILMSCLVFIDLEECVQRLEKLTHAERLPTITNEKKPPKNSQPKVRYGEYLQKCYVPCFSTHSKSKTDKDKPLPLGYKVRLRSVESYEKLCLDTGFLEKRKERNKKEKQTERVCNYKFWEPPSTLRNKNPKMVAYANKLKMLKNKAKPKYKAPYKNVQYNVGGVAFTGGKPTYILNGVSLLPTGYIPINAGMVNVGGDLVTTICGYWKFPRVVTEKCDDTCDCITKWEDSVMEYLKKSKCTCGHLYDLYHEGKSKEKYFYPPTRHGKHWFDNAKIYQMDPMEDFIRDTFRDALMSQEPSREPSMPTIVPSGLKEKDLLAAFLAELSDTPLLIPHLPKANLLNNLQEWVRKRIKGKISPQDHKKLLLQSQRRWLDLKHMDFRARAYRIPFTLKQLEHMNWSHRQLVQKLFEVLLDDFVTRNRLKQLTQTRLWWSTTKYDVYPSKAFLDIYFTYMPGRMKDTFLINPYSSELTPKHGGKTCPLD from the exons ATGGGGCCTTACAAAATGCCTACATTGCAACAGTTTCTTAAGAAAAAG AAAATATACGATAAAAAAGAGCCTGTATGGGTTTATTTAGAAAGAGAAATGCgagaaaatattgataaaaagcCATACAACGAGAAAGTAGGAGCCTGGctcaagtttttaaaagaattaaagttCTTTTTTTACTGCGaag CAAAACGGAAGTATAAACGGCTTTGCATAGAAGTCGGACCGCCGTGGTACTATGAATTGTCAAGCAGCCAAAGAGAAGTTTTAAATGATCTAAAGGCCAATATTCATCAAGATTTACTCGAAGATTTACCGAGAAGGACGAGAAAGTCACTGTCCGATTTGGGcgttactttaaaaatacaaaaaccaATATTGATGAAGGCTATGACAGACTCCATTGAGGACCCTGGTGTGTTTATCTGGAATTTATACACTGCTTACTACAAAAAACCACCCAGTGTTTTGCGGCcag aatATGACATGAATGCGATGATATTAATGTCatgtttagtttttattgatttagaAGAATGTGTACAGAGATTGGAAAAATTAACACATGCTGAAAGGCTTCCAACTATAACGAATGAGAAAA AACCACCTAAAAATTCACAACCCAAAGTGAGGTATGgagaatatttacaaaaatgctACGTGCCATGTTTTAGCACACATTCAAAAAGTAAGACGGACAAAGACAAGCCGCTACCTTTGGGTTATAAAGTGCGACTGCGAAGTGTAGAA aGTTATGAAAAGCTGTGTTTGGATACCGGATTT CTTGAAAAACGCaaagaaagaaataagaaAGAGAAGCAGACAGAAAGAGTATGCAATTATAAATTTTGGGAACCCCCGAGCACTTTac gaAACAAGAACCCTAAAATGGTAGCATATGCTAACAAATTGAAAATGCTGAAAAATAAAGCCAAACCAAAATACAAAGCACCATATAAGAACGTCCAATATAATGTTGGAGGTGTAGCTTTTACTGGCGGCAaacctacttatattttaaacg gtgTGTCTTTATTACCGACTGGTTATATACCAATAAACGCTGGTATGGTGAATGTCGGTGGTGACTTGGTCACCACTATTTGCGGGTATTGGAAGTTTCCGCGGGTTGTTACTGAAAAGTGTGACGATACATGTGACTGCATTACTAAATG GGAAGACTCTGTTAtggaatatttaaagaaatcgAAATGTACATGTGGTCATCTGTATGACTTGTATCATGAAGGAAAATCTAAAGAGAAGTATTTTTATCCGCCCACGAGACACGGAAAGCATTGGTTTGATAATgcaaaaatttatcaaatggATCCAATGGAAGATtttataagagatacttttcGGGACGCACTTATGTCTCAAGAGCCATCG CGTGAACCGTCTATGCCAACGATAGTACCTTCGGGTTTGAAGGAAAAGGATCTGCTGGCA GCATTTTTGGCAGAACTATCAGATACTCCTTTATTGATTCCACATCTGCCCAAAGCAAATCTTCTCAATAATCTTCAAGAGTGGGTCAGGAAAAGGATTAAAGGCAAAATTTCACCCCAGGACCATA AAAAACTACTTCTACAATCGCAACGCAGGTGGCTTGATTTGAAACATATGGATTTTAGAGCTAGAGCATATAGAATACCATTTACTCTAAAACAATTAGAGCACATGAATTGGTCACATAGACAACTAGTACAAAAACTG TTTGAAGTACTTCTGGATGATTTTGTTACAAGAAATAGATTGAAACAACTAACTCAAACCAGACTTTGGTGGTCCACAACTAAATATGATGTATATCCAAGTAAAgcattttt ggaCATATACTTCACATACATGCCTGGGAGAATGAAAGATACTTTCCTGATCAATCCATACAGCTCCGAACTGACACCAAAACATGGTGGTAAAACATGTCCGCTCGATTGA